One stretch of Suricata suricatta isolate VVHF042 chromosome 13, meerkat_22Aug2017_6uvM2_HiC, whole genome shotgun sequence DNA includes these proteins:
- the S1PR3 gene encoding sphingosine 1-phosphate receptor 3 — MAASGLTPRPRPPPGNETLHQHYNYVGKLEGRLEEAPDGSTPTTVLLLAVCSLIVLENLMVLIAIWKNNKFHNRMYFFIGNLALCDLLAGVAYKVNILMSGKRTLSLSPTVWFLREGSMFVALGASTCSLLAIAIERHLTMIKMRPYDANKKHRVFLLIGMCWLVALSLGALPILGWNCLRDLPDCSTILPLYSKKYIAFCISVFTAILVAIVLLYARIYALVKSSSRRVTSPHTSERSMALLRTVVIVVSVFIACWSPLFILFLIDVACRVKECAVLFKAQWFIVLAVLNSAMNPVIYTLASKEMRRAFFRLVCTCLARGRGARSSPTQPALDPGRSKSSGSNNSSPSPKGKEDPPQRAASPCITDRNTPLQNGVLCK; from the coding sequence ATGGCAGCGTCGGGCCTCACGCCGCGCCCCAGGCCCCCGCCCGGGAACGAGACCCTGCACCAGCACTACAACTACGTGGGCAAGCTGGAGGGCAGGCTGGAGGAGGCCCCCGACGGCAGCACACCCACCACCGTGCTGCTGCTGGCCGTCTGCAGCCTCATCGTGCTGGAGAACCTGATGGTTCTGATCGCCATCTGGAAAAACAACAAGTTCCACAACCGCATGTACTTCTTCATCGGCAACCTGGCCCTCTGCGACCTGCTGGCCGGCGTCGCCTACAAGGTCAACATCCTGATGTCGGGCAAGAGGACGCTGAGCCTGTCCCCGACCGTCTGGTTCCTGCGCGAGGGCAGCATGTTCGTGGCCCTCGGGGCGTCCACCTGCAGCCTGCTGGCCATCGCCATCGAGCGGCACCTGACCATGATCAAGATGCGGCCCTACGATGCCAACAAGAAGCACCGTGTGTTCCTGCTGATCGGGATGTGCTGGCTCGTGGCGCTCTCGCTGGGCGCCCTGCCCATCCTGGGCTGGAACTGTCTCCGCGACCTGCCCGACTGCTCCACCATCCTGCCCCTCTACTCCAAGAAGTACATCGCCTTCTGCATCAGCGTCTTCACGGCCATCCTGGTGGCCATCGTGCTGCTGTATGCCCGCATCTACGCCCTGGTGAAGTCCAGCAGCCGCAGGGTCACCAGCCCCCACACCTCGGAGCGCTCCATGGCCCTGCTGCGCACCGTGGTCATCGTGGTGAGCGTCTTCATCGCCTGCTGGTCCCCGCTCTTCATCCTCTTCCTCATCGACGTGGCCTGCAGGGTCAAGGAGTGCGCCGTCCTGTTCAAGGCCCAGTGGTTCATCGTGCTGGCCGTGCTCAACTCCGCCATGAACCCCGTCATCTACACGCTGGCCAGCAAGGAGATGCGGCGGGCCTTCTTCCGGCTGGTGTGCACCTGCCTGGCCCGGGGCCGCGGCGCCCGCTCCTCGCCCACCCAGCCCGCCCTGGATCCCGGCAGGAGCAAGTCCAGCGGCAGCAACAACAGCAGCCCCTCGCCAAAGGGCAAGGAAGACCCTCCCCAGAGAGCCGCCTCCCCCTGCATAACCGACAGAAACACACCCCTGCAGAACGGGGTTCTCTGCAAGTGA